One Candidatus Angelobacter sp. genomic region harbors:
- a CDS encoding Hsp20/alpha crystallin family protein, whose amino-acid sequence MKLIRYQTPDLWNWSPVGELTSVRDEINRLFDSTFGNLKRGTEFFNGWTPALDLYEDKENFIVKAELPGMKREDIDISFQDGTLVISGERKHEEKSEDSEAYRSERYFGRFHRTLALPKSVQSEKASATYKDGVLTVALPKSEEVKPKQIQVKVS is encoded by the coding sequence ATGAAATTGATTCGGTATCAAACGCCGGATCTTTGGAATTGGTCGCCCGTGGGCGAGCTGACCAGTGTTCGCGACGAGATCAATCGATTGTTTGACTCGACGTTCGGAAATCTCAAACGCGGCACGGAGTTCTTCAACGGTTGGACGCCCGCGCTCGATCTCTACGAAGACAAGGAGAATTTTATCGTGAAGGCCGAACTGCCCGGCATGAAACGGGAGGACATCGACATATCCTTCCAGGACGGCACGCTGGTGATCTCCGGTGAACGCAAGCATGAAGAAAAATCGGAGGATTCGGAGGCGTATCGTTCCGAAAGGTACTTTGGACGCTTCCACCGGACGCTGGCGCTCCCGAAGTCTGTGCAATCGGAAAAAGCCAGCGCCACCTACAAGGACGGCGTTCTGACGGTGGCCCTGCCGAAGTCCGAAG